A genomic region of Litoribrevibacter albus contains the following coding sequences:
- a CDS encoding cupredoxin domain-containing protein: protein MMIINLLGLALIALIIWWFWIYQPKNESLEAVQHQPIKVANGVYQPAFVTVPANQEATLSFIRTDESPCAETLVFPELNISETLPLNHVIEIKLPALTPGSYTFHCQMQMYRGQIRVEGES, encoded by the coding sequence ATGATGATTATCAATTTACTCGGCCTTGCACTGATAGCACTGATCATTTGGTGGTTTTGGATCTATCAGCCAAAGAACGAGTCCTTAGAGGCAGTTCAACATCAACCAATTAAAGTAGCAAACGGCGTCTACCAACCGGCGTTTGTCACGGTGCCAGCGAATCAAGAAGCCACGCTTTCGTTCATTCGTACCGACGAATCACCCTGTGCTGAAACACTGGTATTCCCTGAACTCAATATCAGTGAAACGTTGCCGCTGAATCACGTTATTGAAATCAAGTTACCTGCCCTCACACCTGGCAGTTATACATTTCACTGCCAAATGCAGATGTATCGTGGTCAGATTCGAGTTGAAGGAGAAAGCTAA
- a CDS encoding ribbon-helix-helix domain-containing protein has protein sequence MCQLFINADESLWVSKTRSLRVDGVVTSVRLENFFWDVLEELASRDGMTVTQMISKLYLESMDAEHDISNFSSFLRVCCGRYLSMTSDGLLQRDLNEPLELVDSSRLLQEEQAHSQLRQSRRQKKGQTLN, from the coding sequence GTGTGTCAGTTGTTCATTAATGCCGATGAGTCATTGTGGGTGAGTAAAACCCGTTCGTTACGAGTGGATGGGGTGGTCACCTCGGTACGTCTTGAAAACTTCTTCTGGGATGTTTTGGAAGAATTAGCGAGCCGAGATGGCATGACCGTGACTCAGATGATTTCCAAACTCTATTTGGAATCGATGGATGCAGAACACGACATCAGCAACTTCTCTTCCTTTTTACGTGTCTGTTGCGGGCGTTATCTGTCGATGACGTCCGATGGACTGTTGCAACGAGATCTTAATGAACCATTGGAATTGGTTGATTCCTCTCGTTTGCTTCAAGAAGAGCAAGCTCACTCGCAGTTGCGTCAATCCAGAAGACAGAAAAAGGGACAGACATTGAACTAA
- a CDS encoding DJ-1/PfpI family protein, which produces MARVLMITGDFVEDYENMVPFQALIAMGHEVDAVCPDKKAGESIATAIHDFEGDQTYTEKRGHNFVLNADFSSINLSDYDALYLPGGRAPEYLRLNSKVIEIIQTFSTNNKPIAAICHGAQLLTAAGVIEGKKVSAYPACAPEVTLAGGEYASLEMDQAITDGQLVTAPAWPAHPEFLKQFTALF; this is translated from the coding sequence ATGGCACGGGTATTAATGATCACTGGCGATTTTGTTGAAGATTACGAAAACATGGTGCCGTTCCAGGCGCTCATCGCAATGGGGCATGAAGTGGATGCAGTATGTCCTGATAAGAAAGCCGGTGAATCCATCGCAACTGCCATTCATGATTTTGAAGGCGATCAAACCTACACCGAAAAGCGCGGGCACAACTTTGTGCTTAACGCAGATTTTTCTTCTATCAACCTTTCTGACTACGATGCCCTTTATCTTCCAGGTGGTCGTGCACCAGAATACTTACGCCTAAATTCAAAAGTTATTGAAATCATTCAAACGTTTTCAACCAATAACAAACCGATTGCGGCGATTTGTCATGGTGCTCAGCTATTAACCGCAGCAGGGGTGATTGAAGGTAAGAAAGTCTCCGCGTATCCTGCGTGTGCGCCTGAGGTGACCTTGGCCGGTGGCGAGTACGCTTCACTGGAAATGGATCAAGCTATCACCGACGGTCAGTTGGTGACGGCTCCTGCTTGGCCGGCGCATCCTGAATTCTTGAAGCAATTCACGGCGCTGTTTTAA
- a CDS encoding DUF2933 domain-containing protein, producing the protein MTWYHPMKTKKSFWFSPMGLLAIALLIALGGFLLLEHRLHVYEWLPILVLLACPLMHVFMHRGHHKHKSNDQEE; encoded by the coding sequence ATGACGTGGTATCACCCGATGAAAACTAAAAAATCGTTTTGGTTCTCACCAATGGGCCTGTTGGCTATTGCTTTATTGATCGCACTTGGAGGATTCCTACTCTTGGAGCACAGGCTACATGTCTATGAGTGGCTGCCAATCTTAGTGCTTCTGGCCTGCCCGCTTATGCATGTATTTATGCATAGAGGCCATCACAAACATAAATCGAATGATCAAGAAGAATAG
- a CDS encoding DUF2721 domain-containing protein, producing MAIELVQTDNVVELIQLALAPVFLIVGIGQILNAVTGRLARIIDRARHIDQKLTAKELTANKTVRRELSSLKRRMSFANWSITFLTGAAVIICLDVVLLLLNGLIDYDLRSEIIILFMLTMFGITGGLLSFFCEVSVATATLKIETYESEDDK from the coding sequence ATGGCGATTGAGCTGGTCCAAACCGATAACGTTGTTGAACTGATCCAATTAGCGTTAGCGCCGGTTTTTTTGATTGTGGGCATTGGCCAGATTTTGAATGCGGTGACAGGACGCTTGGCTCGAATCATTGATCGGGCTCGTCATATTGATCAGAAATTAACGGCCAAAGAATTGACCGCTAATAAAACGGTGAGGCGAGAACTATCGTCATTAAAGCGCCGCATGAGTTTCGCTAACTGGTCCATTACGTTTTTAACGGGCGCTGCGGTGATTATCTGTCTGGACGTCGTGTTGTTACTGTTAAATGGCTTGATCGACTATGACTTACGTTCTGAAATCATCATCTTATTCATGCTGACGATGTTTGGAATTACTGGCGGTTTGCTGTCGTTTTTCTGTGAGGTGAGCGTAGCCACTGCGACGCTCAAGATTGAGACGTATGAGTCTGAGGATGATAAGTAG
- a CDS encoding P-II family nitrogen regulator produces the protein MSLKKVTAIFDELRLHDVETALLDLGVAGYTVYPVKGRGKYYDHFNEGRLVPHLQMDLYTNTENAETIAKLIMNTAHVNADSEGLVCISPVDELYWIHGLRPSSEQDFDLKGSSTRNDVVSPDEN, from the coding sequence ATGTCTCTCAAAAAAGTCACGGCAATTTTTGATGAGCTCCGTCTGCATGACGTTGAAACCGCCTTGCTTGATCTAGGAGTCGCTGGTTATACCGTTTACCCTGTAAAAGGCAGAGGAAAATATTACGATCACTTTAATGAAGGCCGCTTGGTCCCACATCTTCAAATGGATTTATACACCAACACAGAAAATGCAGAGACCATTGCGAAGTTAATCATGAACACAGCCCATGTCAATGCAGACAGTGAAGGGTTAGTCTGCATTAGCCCTGTGGACGAATTGTATTGGATTCACGGGCTTCGACCATCTTCCGAACAAGATTTCGATTTGAAGGGCTCAAGCACCCGCAATGACGTGGTATCACCCGATGAAAACTAA
- a CDS encoding AraC family transcriptional regulator has product MHYSTLASWSLAIVKALDKSGIDGIELLAKAGLDYEAIQLNPEARIPIEQMTQVWLLAEVATQNPAFGLTVSSCVNPLHFRALGMLMMTSHSIAETFEKVVKYYSLISNTGLVELEHTPDLLGFKIQPLEGVVISTLAIDAFFASVVVLCEQVLNSRSFIHSVELIKPEPKNKTAWQTFFQCSVKFNADTNCLWMKRDILEASSAFSDSRMAVYSESVIQDYLETMKQGAWRDRVMQAIHAAFTHGEPSLADIAAQLEVSERSLSRRLKEEQTSFRALLSEKRKELAQFYLKNSELPVTEIAYKLGFSDVSNFTRACQGWFDCAPSVYRKTS; this is encoded by the coding sequence ATGCATTACTCGACTCTGGCTTCTTGGTCTTTAGCAATTGTTAAAGCGTTGGATAAATCTGGAATCGATGGTATTGAGTTGTTAGCAAAAGCAGGGTTGGATTACGAGGCAATTCAGCTGAATCCGGAAGCCAGAATTCCTATCGAACAGATGACACAGGTGTGGCTGTTAGCTGAGGTTGCAACTCAAAATCCTGCATTTGGTTTGACCGTAAGCAGTTGTGTAAACCCCTTACATTTCAGAGCATTAGGTATGTTGATGATGACAAGTCACAGCATTGCCGAAACCTTTGAAAAAGTAGTGAAGTACTATTCCTTAATCAGCAATACCGGGCTGGTGGAGTTAGAACACACGCCCGATCTTTTAGGCTTTAAGATTCAACCGTTGGAAGGGGTAGTCATCAGCACCTTAGCCATCGATGCGTTTTTTGCCAGTGTGGTGGTGCTTTGTGAGCAGGTATTGAACAGTCGATCTTTCATCCACTCCGTTGAGCTAATCAAACCGGAACCCAAAAACAAAACGGCTTGGCAGACGTTTTTTCAGTGCTCTGTGAAGTTTAATGCGGACACCAACTGCCTTTGGATGAAACGGGACATTTTGGAAGCCAGCTCGGCCTTTAGTGATTCCCGAATGGCGGTGTATTCGGAATCCGTGATTCAGGATTATCTTGAAACGATGAAGCAGGGGGCATGGCGAGATCGTGTGATGCAGGCCATTCATGCCGCTTTCACCCACGGGGAACCGAGTCTCGCAGACATAGCCGCCCAGCTTGAAGTGAGCGAACGTTCTCTCAGTCGTCGCTTGAAAGAAGAACAGACCAGCTTTCGTGCCCTTTTGAGTGAGAAGCGAAAAGAGTTGGCGCAGTTCTATCTAAAGAACAGCGAACTTCCAGTCACTGAAATTGCGTATAAACTTGGGTTCAGTGATGTCAGCAATTTTACTCGCGCATGTCAGGGGTGGTTTGATTGTGCACCCTCGGTTTATCGTAAAACGTCCTGA
- a CDS encoding alkyl/aryl-sulfatase, protein MNSVSKTVLTLGLISSLLGCGQDTVERAPQSVASNEVDALGFTPASSFTKAKQASVLEFLPFEDTEDFDQSKRGFIAKIPGLQVKNKEGNVIWDTQAYEFISDAAPSTVNPSLWRQTKLNNLHGLYQISENIYQIRGFDLANMTIIKGKTGWIIVDPLTTEETAKVAINLVNEKLGKRPVSAILFTHSHIDHFGGALGIVSHDELAQRPIPIVAPAGFMEEATSENVVAGMAMGRRSMFMYGKRLPKSERGHVGSGLGKEPAFGSFSILEPNLVISEATEKHVIDGVDFEFQVVSGSEAPSEFTFYLPQFKAWCGAEMVSRNMHNLYTLRGAKVRDALKWSGYINDAITIAKQSDLYFGSHHWPIWGSEMIVDFLKSQRDTYKYIHDQSVRMLNAGYTPNEIAEELELPPTLAKNFSNRGYYGTVKHNAKAVYQGYLGWYDGNPAHLDPLPPEQSAVKYVELMGGAEQVITKAQTAFDQGEYRWVAELLNHLVFAEPNNEQAKELLAKSYDQLGYQSESGPWRDVYLTGAYELRHGAPDQGVNIAMMKGVLREAPVENFFISMAARLIGPEAFDEDYKINITFTDLNENYVLWIENAVLHHKQAPAVSDANATLKVTHELFLNMAIGEAGIKDTLFSDDLEVEGSKLDLVNFFRLFDKPKGIFNIVEP, encoded by the coding sequence TTGAATTCAGTCAGTAAAACAGTTTTAACGTTAGGTTTGATCTCATCTCTGTTGGGATGTGGCCAGGATACTGTAGAGCGTGCTCCTCAGTCAGTGGCGAGTAACGAGGTGGATGCTCTTGGGTTCACTCCAGCGTCATCGTTTACGAAAGCGAAACAGGCATCCGTTTTGGAGTTCTTACCGTTCGAAGATACCGAAGACTTTGACCAGTCGAAACGAGGTTTCATCGCAAAGATTCCTGGTCTTCAAGTTAAGAACAAGGAAGGCAATGTGATATGGGATACTCAGGCTTACGAATTCATAAGTGATGCTGCACCTTCGACGGTGAATCCGAGTTTATGGCGTCAGACAAAGCTAAATAATTTGCACGGCCTTTACCAAATTTCAGAAAACATTTATCAGATTCGTGGTTTTGATCTGGCAAATATGACCATCATCAAAGGAAAGACGGGGTGGATTATTGTCGATCCGTTAACGACGGAAGAAACTGCAAAAGTTGCTATCAATCTCGTCAATGAGAAGCTGGGCAAACGTCCGGTGTCAGCAATTTTATTCACGCATTCCCATATTGATCACTTTGGTGGTGCCTTGGGCATTGTTTCCCACGATGAATTGGCACAACGGCCCATTCCGATTGTTGCGCCTGCGGGCTTTATGGAAGAAGCGACCAGTGAAAACGTGGTAGCGGGTATGGCCATGGGTCGTCGTTCAATGTTTATGTACGGTAAGCGACTGCCTAAATCAGAACGTGGACATGTGGGCTCAGGGCTAGGGAAAGAGCCTGCATTTGGTTCCTTCAGTATTCTCGAACCAAACTTGGTGATTTCAGAGGCCACGGAAAAGCACGTTATTGATGGCGTTGATTTTGAGTTCCAAGTGGTGTCGGGGTCAGAGGCTCCTTCCGAGTTTACCTTCTATTTGCCGCAGTTTAAGGCATGGTGTGGTGCCGAGATGGTGTCTCGTAACATGCATAACCTCTATACCTTACGTGGTGCCAAAGTTCGCGATGCGCTCAAATGGAGTGGTTACATCAACGATGCGATAACAATTGCCAAGCAAAGTGATCTCTATTTTGGCAGCCATCATTGGCCAATCTGGGGATCAGAGATGATTGTTGATTTCTTAAAATCCCAGCGTGATACCTACAAATACATTCACGATCAAAGCGTTCGTATGTTGAATGCGGGCTACACCCCTAATGAAATTGCGGAAGAATTAGAGTTACCTCCGACTCTGGCGAAGAACTTCTCTAACCGTGGCTACTATGGCACCGTTAAACATAATGCAAAGGCTGTTTATCAAGGCTATCTGGGGTGGTATGACGGTAATCCGGCTCACCTTGACCCGCTTCCGCCAGAACAGTCTGCAGTGAAATATGTTGAGTTAATGGGCGGTGCAGAACAAGTCATAACCAAGGCTCAGACAGCATTCGATCAGGGCGAGTATCGTTGGGTTGCAGAACTACTGAATCACCTGGTCTTTGCCGAACCAAATAATGAGCAAGCAAAAGAATTGCTGGCCAAAAGCTATGATCAACTGGGCTATCAGTCGGAGTCTGGCCCGTGGCGTGATGTCTATCTAACCGGAGCTTATGAGTTGCGTCATGGCGCACCTGATCAAGGCGTAAACATTGCGATGATGAAAGGGGTATTGCGAGAAGCGCCTGTTGAAAACTTCTTCATTTCTATGGCAGCGCGTTTAATAGGACCAGAGGCCTTCGACGAAGACTACAAGATCAACATCACCTTTACGGATCTGAACGAGAACTATGTGTTATGGATTGAGAATGCAGTGCTTCATCATAAACAGGCGCCTGCTGTGAGTGATGCCAATGCGACTCTGAAAGTGACCCATGAACTGTTCTTAAATATGGCTATTGGTGAAGCAGGTATCAAAGACACCTTGTTCTCTGATGATCTGGAAGTCGAAGGCAGTAAATTGGATTTGGTTAACTTCTTCCGCCTCTTCGATAAACCAAAAGGGATTTTCAATATCGTTGAACCTTAA